In the Saccharococcus thermophilus genome, TGTCGCGGTCGATTTCGTACATTTCTGCGGCTGTAACGATATGCATCATGCTCACCCCCATCTGCTAAATATGTATTTGTCCCGTTTCATTAATTTGTGATGATGTATAAAAGTTTGTGTAAAGCATTTTGCTAGAACAAAAGAAAAAAGGTAGGGTATTCTCTGATTGGACCAAAAATCTTAGAGAAAGGAGTACCCTACCTATGTCTAAAAGAAGTATACCGAATGTCGACTGGGCAAATCAACTGGAAAGTGTCATTCGTCAGTTTGTGAAGGAAAAATTAGAGCTGATTATGCGGGAAGAAATCAAACATTTCCTCGAAATCGAACAGGCTGGAACGCCGAATATGAGAAACGGCTACTATCAGCGAAATCTAGATACGCAATATGGCCGGATTGAGGGTCTTTTGGTTCCAAGAGACCGAAACGGGGAATTTCAAACACAGTTGTTTGCCCCTTATCAACGCCACACCGGCTGGCTGGAGGAAGCCATCATTAGGATGTATCAAAGTGGCATGAGTACACGGGAAATTGGCAAGTTTATCGAACGAATTCTAGGAAATGCTTATTCTCCAGCGACGATCAGCCGTATTACCGATGTCGTGAAAGAAGACATCGAGAAATGGCACCATCGTCCACTATCCAAACGTTATTCTGTCTTATATTTGGACGGCTTGTACGTGAAACTTCGCCGCGATACGGTAGAGAAAGAAGTCATTTATGTGGTGTTAGGAGTGAATGAAGAAGGGTATCGAGAAATTCTGGATTTCTTCGTGGGAGGACAAGAAAGCGCCTATGGATGGCAGGAAATTCTTCAACACCTCTACCAAAGAGGCGTCAAGGAAGTGCTTCTTGGCGTCTTCGATGGCCTTCCGGGGCTGGAGGAAGCCTTTAAGGCGGTGTATCCGAAAGCCGATGTGCAGCGCTGTGTCGTGCACAAAGTCCGCAACACCCTCAGCCGTGTTCGGAAAAAAGACCAATTCGAAGTGGCCGAGGATCTCAAGCTGATTTATCGCGCGCCGAATAAGGAGATGGCGTTACAAATGTTTCAACAGTTTGAGTCGAAATGGTCCAGCAAATATCCAAGAGAAGTTCAGTCTTGGGCCAATGAGTTGGATGTCCTCCTTACATTTATGGATTATCCAAGCAGTATTCGAAGTGTGATTTACACGACGAATGTCATCGAACGAACGATCAAAGAGATTCGGAAACGTCTAAAGCCGATGAACAGTTTGAGCAGTTTAGAAGCCGCGGAAAAAGTCGTGTATTTGACCATCCAAGATTTTAATGAGAAATGGGCAGGGCGAAAGTTAAGAGGATTTGCCGAAGCGCAGGAAGCTCTTCAACGAATGTTTGAAGAACGTTATTGTTAACCAAATATTGTAAATAAACAAAATAGGAGGA is a window encoding:
- a CDS encoding IS256 family transposase; the protein is MSKRSIPNVDWANQLESVIRQFVKEKLELIMREEIKHFLEIEQAGTPNMRNGYYQRNLDTQYGRIEGLLVPRDRNGEFQTQLFAPYQRHTGWLEEAIIRMYQSGMSTREIGKFIERILGNAYSPATISRITDVVKEDIEKWHHRPLSKRYSVLYLDGLYVKLRRDTVEKEVIYVVLGVNEEGYREILDFFVGGQESAYGWQEILQHLYQRGVKEVLLGVFDGLPGLEEAFKAVYPKADVQRCVVHKVRNTLSRVRKKDQFEVAEDLKLIYRAPNKEMALQMFQQFESKWSSKYPREVQSWANELDVLLTFMDYPSSIRSVIYTTNVIERTIKEIRKRLKPMNSLSSLEAAEKVVYLTIQDFNEKWAGRKLRGFAEAQEALQRMFEERYC